In Cherax quadricarinatus isolate ZL_2023a chromosome 35, ASM3850222v1, whole genome shotgun sequence, the following are encoded in one genomic region:
- the LOC128695202 gene encoding ubiquitin-conjugating enzyme E2 T-like isoform X1, with protein sequence MAQRLGRLKRECQQLQQSPPAGVSCWPEGDKLDVFSAVIVGDEDTVYAGGMFKLEVEVPERYPFLPPKVRFLTKIYHPNIDSAGRICLDILKLPPSGSWRPGHNLASVLTSIRLLMASPNPHDPLMTEIAEEYQLKKPQYEATAKDWTFKYAKNTDELKPEESVQCSVEKRSASQDSDDQPSEKKRKT encoded by the exons ATGGCACAGCGGTTGGGTCGGTTGAAACGAGAATGCCAGCAATTACAGCAGTCTCCCCCAGCTGGTGTGTCATGTTGGCCTGAAGGAGACAAACTTGATGTGTTCAGTGCAG TAATTGTTGGAGATGAAGATACAGTGTATGCTGGAGGGATGTTCAAACTTGAAGTGGAAGTCCCTGAAAG ATATCCATTCCTCCCACCTAAAGTACGGTTTCTGACAAAGATATACCACCCCAATATTGACTCTGCAGGAAGAATTTGCTTGGATATACTAAAGCTACCGCCATCAGGAAGCTGGCGACCAGGTCACAACTTGGCGAGTGTCCTAACTTCTATACGTCTGCTCATGGCTTCTCCTAACCCACATGACCCATTAATGACCGAAATC GCAGAAGAGTATCAGCTAAAAAAACCACAGTATGAAGCAACAGCTAAAGATTGGACATTTAAATATGCTAAAAATACA GATGAATTAAAACCAGAAGAGTCAGTTCAGTGTTCAGTGGAGAAAAGAAGTGCCAGTCAGGATAGTGATGATCAACCCAGTGAGAAGAAAAGGAAGACATGA
- the LOC128695202 gene encoding ubiquitin-conjugating enzyme E2 T-like isoform X2, protein MAQRLGRLKRECQQLQQSPPAGVSCWPEGDKLDVFSAVIVGDEDTVYAGGMFKLEVEVPERYPFLPPKVRFLTKIYHPNIDSAGRICLDILKLPPSGSWRPGHNLASVLTSIRLLMASPNPHDPLMTEIAEEYQLKKPQYEATAKDWTFKYAKNT, encoded by the exons ATGGCACAGCGGTTGGGTCGGTTGAAACGAGAATGCCAGCAATTACAGCAGTCTCCCCCAGCTGGTGTGTCATGTTGGCCTGAAGGAGACAAACTTGATGTGTTCAGTGCAG TAATTGTTGGAGATGAAGATACAGTGTATGCTGGAGGGATGTTCAAACTTGAAGTGGAAGTCCCTGAAAG ATATCCATTCCTCCCACCTAAAGTACGGTTTCTGACAAAGATATACCACCCCAATATTGACTCTGCAGGAAGAATTTGCTTGGATATACTAAAGCTACCGCCATCAGGAAGCTGGCGACCAGGTCACAACTTGGCGAGTGTCCTAACTTCTATACGTCTGCTCATGGCTTCTCCTAACCCACATGACCCATTAATGACCGAAATC GCAGAAGAGTATCAGCTAAAAAAACCACAGTATGAAGCAACAGCTAAAGATTGGACATTTAAATATGCTAAAAATACA TGA